In one Colletotrichum destructivum chromosome 2, complete sequence genomic region, the following are encoded:
- a CDS encoding Putative Heat shock protein 70 family, whose protein sequence is MAGKEKEHVIVVGIDFGTTFSGVSWAYSGQPDVIEVITRWETELNFASDTEKTPTAILFQKSQGEVFWGSGIPLDTDQEPLKWFKLLLVDEGDLPPDIQHSSQIATAKALAKAANKDSIEIISSYLRLLWNHSMECIGISAGEETVKLCRFHVVITLPAIWPDYAKTRMRRAAEYAGITHKRPVGETTLAFISEPEAAALATTKDVTSKPLAKEGDYFVVCDAGGGTVDLISYEITKLSPTVVREAIKGDGGLCGAVFLDEGFLNLIKKKVTPAAWAMVPNEEAANMLNCDWENGIKKRYEGQEGRTWNFRLPPECQIRNGATRGIKRKRNLMLGHSDLHQVFDPIAKKIGNLIQKQIDGVLTVSGKMPKTVILVGGFGRSRYIHNYVKSMLGDGITLLQSSGTKPWTAICRGATLQGLASLSLSPHLAVSVRSRISRASYGLEYYQKFDPALHNSSDKSWYQQEQDWCVGGNMKWFLKQGMDISNTQPVRHEYYRLYSSAPKNITDTFYVTATSPAPKRQTSDVKKLCDVTWNKAIDFETLPRFTNSLGKVFGKLEYTVEMTCAGAGIDFTVLYNGKHVCSKNVDVDFEGGLTKEQSRYKAESK, encoded by the exons ATGGCTggaaaggagaaggagcaTGTCATTGTCGTTGGCATCGACTTTGGCACTAC GTTCTCGGGTGTCAGTTGGGCATACTCGGGCCAGCCAGATGTCATTGAAGTAATCACCCGATGGGAAACCGAGCTGAACTTCGCGTCGGACACCGAGAAGACCCCCACTGCGATTCTCTTCCAAAAGTCTCAAGGTGAGGTCTTTTGGGGATCCGGCATTCCACTCGATACAGACCAGGAGCCTCTGAAGTGGTTCAAGCTACTGCTCGTGGATGAGGGGGATCTCCCACCCGACATTCAACATTCTTCACAGATTGCAACTGCCAAGGCTCTCGCCAAAGCAGCCAACAAAGACTCCATCGAGATCATCAGTAGCTATCTTCGCCTTCTGTGGAATCATTCCATGGAGTGCATTGGCATTTCTGCCGGGGAGGAGACTGTCAAGCTTTGCAGATTTCACGTCGTCATTACCTTGCCAGCCATCTGGCCTGATTATGCCAAAACTCGCATGAGACGTGCTGCAGAATATGCAGGAATTACCCACAAACGTCCTGTTGGCGAGACAACCTTGGCTTTCATCTCTGAGCCAGAAGCCGCGGCTCTAGCAACCACCAAGGATGTTACCAGTAAACCGCTTGCCAAG GAGGGCGACTATTTCGTCGTGTgcgatgccggcggtggTACCGTCGACCTGATCAGCTATGAGATCACAAAACTGAGCCCTACAGTGGTCCGCGAAGCCATTaagggcgacggcggactCTGCGGTGCTGTATTCCTCGATGAAGGATTCCTCAACCTCatcaagaagaaggtcaCGCCTGCTGCTTGGGCGATGGTGCCCAATGAAGAGGCCGCCAATATGTTGAACTGTGATTGGGAGAATGGTATCAAGAAGCGATACGAGGGCCAAGAGGGTCGCACTTGGAACTTCAGGTTGCCTCCCGAGTGCCAAATCCGAAATGGCGCGACGCGGGGCATCAAGCGCAAGCGAAACCTGATGCTCGGACACAGTGACTTGCACCAGGTCTTTGATCCGATTGCCAAGAAGATTGGCAACCTGATCCAGAAGCAGATCGATGGTGTGCTTACAGTTTCCGGCAAAATGCCCAAG ACTGTCATTCTTGTTGGCGGTTTTGGCCGAAGCAGATACATCCATAATTATGTCAAGTCGATGCTTGGCGATGGCATTACGCTCCTTCAGTCTTCCGGAACCAAACC CTGGACTGCCATTTGCCGTGGTGCAACGCTCCAGGGACTTGCTAGCCTGAGCCTCAGCCCTCATCTCGCAGTCAGCGTGCGTTCGAGAATCTCTCGTGCCAGCTACGGCCTTGAGTATTATCAGAAATTCGACCCGGCACTTCACAATTCTTCCGACAAGTCCTGGTACCAGCAGGAACAAGATTGGTGTGTCGGTGGGAACATGAAATGGTTTCTCAAGCAG GGCATGGACATCTCAAACACGCAACCTGTCCGCCACGAGTACTACCGACTGTACTCTTCGGCACCGAAGAATATCACGGACACATTCTATGTCACTGCGACTTCGCCAGCCCCGAAGCGCCAAACCTCGGACGTCAAGAAGCTTTGTGACGTCACGTGGAACAAGGCGATCGACTTTGAGACTTTGCCACGCTTCACCAACTCTCTCGGCAAGGTTTTCGGCAAGCTTGAATATACCGTCGAGATGACATGTGCTGGCGCCGGCATTGACTTTACCGTCCTCTATAATGGGAAGCATGTCTGCTCGAAGAATGTTGACGTGGACTTTGAGGGTGGTCTGACCAAGGAGCAGTCTCGGTACAAGGCCGAGAGTAAGTAG
- a CDS encoding Putative peptidase M28, glutaminyl-peptide cyclotransferase codes for MALIGLPLVRGQVRRLWIASLHLLLAASACAYMPLSDAALRNVTVSEADFDIHAGPLLSPLLIPRVPGTDGQLQTQRHFVDFFTKSLPKWTVQWQNSTDKTPATGDANVPFQNLILRREPPWTKPGQANYLTLVAHYDSKYEPAGFIGATDSAAPCAMLMHVAKALDPYLTQMYDEMVALGELGGTVPMDMGLQILFLDGEEAFKSWTDTDSLYGARSLSNEWEHTFNPAMSHYKTPLEQISAFVLLDLLGSAEPRIPSYFQSTHWAYRAMAKVEQRMRELGVLETKPKNPFLYDAEKNPQMFGRSGIGDDHVPFMMKGVNVLHIIPSPFPAVWHRMEDDGEHLDMPTVRDWTRIVTAFTMEWLDTNEVMAEEKEGE; via the exons ATGGCCCTCATCGGCCTCCCTTTGGTGAGAGGCCAGGTCCGCCGACTCTGGATCGCCTCCCTTCACCTCCTGctcgcggcctcggcgtgcGCCTACATGCCGCTCTCCGACGCCGCGCTGCGTAACGTCACAGTCTCCGAGGCCGACTTCGACATCCACGCCGGCCCgctcctttcccccctcctcatcccccGGGTGCCCGGCACGGACGGCCAGCTCCAGACGCAGCGCCACTTTGTCGACTTCTTCACCAAGTCGCTGCCGAAATGGACCGTGCAGTGGCAGAACTCAACCGACAAGACGCCCGCCACGGGCGACGCCAACGTGCCCTTCCAGAACCTCATCTTGAGGCGCGAGCCGCCCTGGACGAAGCCCGGCCAGGCCAACTATCTCACCCTCGTCGCCCACTACGACAGCAAGTACGAGCCCGCGGGCTTCATCGGCGCCACCGACAGTGCCGCGCCGTGTGCGATGCTCATGCacgtcgccaaggccctCGACCCGTACTTGACCCAGATGTACGATGAGATGGTCGCCCTCGGTGAGCTGGGCGGCACCGTTCCCATGGACATGGGCCTCCagatcctcttcctcgacggcgaagaggccTTCAAGTCATGGACCGACACGGACTCGCTGTACGGCGCGAG GTCCCTGTCGAATGAGTGGGAGCACACCTTCAACCCGGCCATGTCGCACTACAAGACGCCGCTCGAGCAGATCAGCGCCTTCGTGCTGCTCGACCTACTCGGCTCCGCGGAGCCCCGGATCCCGTCCTACTTCCAGTCCACCCACTGGGCCTACCGGGCCATGGCCAAGGTTGAGCAGCGCATGcgcgagctcggcgtgcTCGAGACCAAGCCCAAGAACCCGTTCCTctacgacgccgagaagaaccCGCAGATGTTCGGCCgcagcggcatcggcgacgaCCACGTGCCCTTCATGATGAAGGGCGTCAACGTCCTGCACATCATCCCCTCGCCCTTCCCCGCCGTGTGGCACCGCatggaggacgacggcgagcacCTCGACATGCCCACGGTGCGGGACTGGACGAGGATCGTGACGGCCTTCACCATGGAATGGCTCGATACGAATGAGGTGATGgcggaagagaaggagggagaaTAG
- a CDS encoding Putative amidoligase enzyme: protein MSVRIHLEFVVRVDAAVSRQTKETTYKPEDPGAKISARLRKMGVPASNTLGDVDWFVHVDQGIIHLGKTTWRLAHVSSPFIPLDSRLTFTVASVCSALQTDNDLKIGLNHLPRLGVEIKPDNSVFTVIEAQRTLALLWSAGPRLSTLHAEYCGVGSAVAPGLEFSRLANTSKRFFLPPIDLPHEISLKRESKETMSNHGFSGKVQVWVPTQTRGTSLENHAIRSIKGGLSTMEDLVEGTRVYVKKSKDDEARVTRGAYDFTSLLQPDNHSIRFNQHGGTMNARAIVAWAEVCHTIVDFCKNAPQSLLQSLLERLSRPSVASSETAESASSRPYTVFDLLVDLRLPSQAAYYKSLGPNPFVPELTKRMSVDILEREGVQHQTFGVEIEYLVPYNRVEHPDARPDDRRWVYTHPAARVSPFNSAYSALGNRLARLLTGAGHLGVTFDSQFRSWGPTIPMGSKANIANIAQKMGYPLIRFVDDVDSIHQIWHIHSDPSLSNFQNGEFGYGGHVGVELSSPILRPTPGDFGKVIDVLQLIRASTRSMTDPTCGFHVHVGDVRGFSLRSMKKIATLVWAAEPVLYSLVHPSRSDFETAAPMSTQSALAEEDVLDKYDSDVSTAASTDMEAHLPMEVMPQRLQDMMLALWSAKNIPDILGLLQPGDDGHKGGLSFASMTRTYFGDSTEITSIYQGTVEFRQLEGTLDPELIMYWTKLVLRIAEVGRDMPAARFSAALSKIVKKYPTERERLSALLEVLGLEEHLTYWGRAVAKNKAQALATAPAKGSERKRYQLPDEVSQYGYDERNAFLRAFFEDNMVFVPETDETAFKNAKNLSL from the coding sequence ATGAGCGTCCGTATCCACCTAGAGTTCGTCGTCagggtcgacgccgccgtgtcTCGGCAGACGAAAGAGACAACCTACAAGCCCGAAGACCCCGGGGCGAAGATCTCGGCCCGCCTCCGCAAGATGGGAGTCCCTGCTTCGAACACCCTGGGTGACGTTGACTGGTTCGTCCATGTCGACCAGGGGATCATCCACCTCGGCAAGACGACCTGGCGCCTCGCCCACGTCAGCTCGCCCTTCATCCCGCTCGACTCTCGTCTGACCTTCACCGTTGCTTCCGTCTGCTCGGCCCTCCAAACCGACAACGATCTGAAGATCGGGCTCAACCACCTCCCCCGTCTCGGCGTTGAGATTAAACCAGATAACAGCGTCTTCACAGTCATCGAGGCCCAGCGAactctcgccctcctctgGTCCGCGGGTCCGCGCCTCAGCACCCTTCACGCCGAGTACTGCGGGGTTGGCTCGGCCGTGGCCCCTGGCCTCGAGTTCTCCCGTCTCGCCAACACCAGCAAacgcttcttcttgccgccgaTTGACTTGCCCCACGAAATCAGCCTGAAGAGGGAATCGAAGGAGACCATGTCCAACCACGGATTCTCCGGCAAGGTTCAAGTATGGGTGCCCACCCAGACCCGCGGCACTTCGCTCGAAAACCACGCCATCCGGTCAATCAAGGGAGGCCTGTCTACCATGGAGGATCTGGTCGAGGGGACGAGGGTCTACgtgaagaagagcaaggatgacgaggccCGCGTTACTCGCGGCGCCTACGACTTCACCAGCCTCCTTCAGCCCGACAACCATTCCATCCGATTTAACCAGCACGGCGGGACGATGAACGCGAGGGCGATTGTCGCTTGGGCGGAGGTATGTCATACCATCGTCGACTTCTGCAAGAACGCGCCTCAAAGTCTGCTGCAATCTCTGTTGGAACGGCTGAGCCGTCCGTCCGTTGCGAGCTCTGAAACTGCTGAATCTGCTTCCTCTAGACCGTATAccgtcttcgacctcctcgtcgacctccgGCTTCCGTCTCAGGCGGCCTACTACAAATCGCTCGGCCCGAACCCCTTCGTCCCCGAGCTGACCAAGCGCATGTCCGTTGATATCTTGGAGAGGGAAGGCGTCCAGCACCAGACCTTCGGCGTCGAGATTGAATACCTCGTCCCGTACAACAGGGTCGAGCATCCGGATGCTCGTCCGGACGACCGTCGATGGGTCTACACCCACCCGGCGGCCCGAGTGTCCCCGTTCAACTCGGCCTACTCCGCCTTGGGAAACCGCCTCGCGAGGCTCCTCACGGGCGCCGGCCACCTCGGCGTCACCTTCGACAGCCAGTTCAGAAGCTGGGGACCTACCATCCCGATGGGGAGCAAAGCCAACATCGCCAATATCGCTCAGAAGATGGGCTACCCCTTGAtccgcttcgtcgacgacgtcgattCCATCCACCAGATCTGGCACATCCACAGCgacccctccctctccaacTTCCAGAACGGCGAGTTCGGCTACGGGGGccacgtcggcgtcgagctctCGAGCCCCATTCTCCGCCCTACCCCCGGCGACTTTGGCAAGGTCATTGACGTCTTGCAGTTGATCCGGGCCAGCACGCGGTCGATGACGGACCCCACCTGCGGGTTCCACGtccacgtcggcgacgtccgcGGCTTCTCCCTCCGctcgatgaagaagatcgCCACGCTCGTTTGGGCGGCCGAGCCCGTCTTGTACAGTCTCGTCCACCCCTCGCGCTCCGACTtcgagacggcggcgcccatGAGCACGCAATCggccctggccgaggaggatgtgCTGGACAAGTACGACTCCGACGTGAGcaccgcggcgtcgaccgaCATGGAGGCCCACTTGCCCATGGAAGTGATGCCGCAACGTCTTCAAGACATGATGCTGGCCCTCTGGTCCGCCAAGAACATTCccgacatcctcggcctcctccagcccggcgacgacggccacaAGGGCGGGCTGTCCTTCGCCAGCATGACGAGAACCTACTTTGGGGACTCGACTGAGATAACTTCCATCTACCAGGGCACAGTGGAGTTCAGGCAGCTCGAAGGCACGCTGGATCCGGAGCTGATCATGTACTGGACGAAGCTGGTGCTGCGAATCGCTGAGGTGGGGAGGGACATGCCGGCGGCTAGGTTTTCTGCGGCGCTGAGCAAGATCGTCAAGAAATACCCCACCGAAAGGGAGAGGCTTTCGGCCTTGTTGGAGGTGCTCGGGCTGGAGGAGCATCTCACGTACTGGGGCAGGGCCGTGGCAAAGAACAAGGCTCAGGCTCTGGCAACAGCACCTGCAAAGGGGtcggagaggaagaggtaTCAGCTCCCTGACGAAGTGTCACAGTACGGGTACGATGAGAGGAACGCATTCCTACGCGCCTTTTTTGAGGACAACATGGTTTTTGTCCCGGAGACGGACGAAACTGCCTTCAAGAATGCCAAGAACCTCAGCTTGTAA
- a CDS encoding Putative BTB/POZ domain-containing protein, translated as MDLFLETEPFFFDPRGDLTLKVGNEEDTGGKYTFVVCSRTLARSSTVFTAMLFSGFAESCPREDSEESSWTVELPEDSPYSFSLLMDIIHGHFASLPDMLRARDLHDLLILTNKYDMTHVLHPLARTWFRPYKKVTTCVGNETVLWIAWELGHKELCRKLIRSLVFESRVDEYGQLLDSNGDPLPRDSFLEGPGVLDHVAQVRSSLIQSIASLFHKAIQSNLDGNGCKAPTRPSMYCYMTKTIQCDSINVGALVRYTKTLGFQGEGHGQIDTSQYLGSVRDLASSVEQTGFDRMLFHLFCNPLPGIRMEIQDLLDSVALPALESYSTYFQQQAKKTGIERGVPVVIEEGEPSRKRSRHD; from the exons ATGGATCTCTTTTTGGAGACCGAACCGTTTTTCTTCGACCCCAGAGGCGACCTGACCCTCAAGGTCGGCAACGAAGAGGACACGGGCGGAAAGTATACCTTTGTCGTGTGCTCCAGAACCCTAGCTCGATCTTCCACCGTCTTCACGGCCATGCTGTTCAGTGGCTTTGCAGAGTCCTGCCCTAGAGAGGATTCAGAGGAGTCGTCATGGACTGTGGAGCTTCCGGAGGACAGCCCTTactccttctctctcctcatGGATATCATCCATGGCCATTTCGCGTCGCTCCCAGACATGTTGCGCGCACGAGATCTGCATGACTTGCTCATCTTGACGAACAAGTACGACATGACCCACGTCCTGCACCCCTTGGCCCGCACCTGGTTCAGACCTTACAAAAAGGTCACCACCTGCGTGGGAAACGAGACTGTTCTGTGGATTGCTTGGGAGCTTGGTCACAAGGAGCTCTGTCGCAAGCTCATTCGTTCCCTTGTCTTTGAGTCCAGAGTGGACGAGTAcggccagctgctcgacaGCAATGGAGATCCTCTCCCAAGGGATTCATTTCTGGAAGGCCCCGGGGTTCTAG ATCACGTAGCTCAGGTCCGAAGCAGTCTCATTCAAAGTATCGCCTCCCTGTTCCACAAGGCCATCCAGTCGAACCTGGATGGTAATGGATGTAAGGCGCCGACTCGCCCGTCCATGTATTGTTACATGACGAAAACCATCCAATGCGACTCCATAAACGTTGGAGCTCTGGTGCGTTACACCAAGACACTCGGTTTCCAAGGAGAAGGTCACGGGCAGATAGATACCTCCCAGTACCTTGGAAGCGTCAGGGACCTCGCCTCCTCGGTTGAGCAGACAGGCTTCGACCGCATGCTCTTTCACTTGTTCTGCAATCCTTTGCCCGGCATCCGGATGGAGATACAGGACCTTCTGGACTCGGTCGCCCTGCCCGCCCTGGAATCCTACTCGACCTACttccagcagcaggccaagaAAACGGGTATCGAGAGAGGGGTGCCGGTCGTAatcgaggagggcgagccGTCTCGCAAGAGGAGCAGACACGACTGA
- a CDS encoding Putative major facilitator superfamily, MFS transporter superfamily, translating to MAQTRNSADDGRGNTSTDVVGDRDMVAAPEAAAATAGPDEAETEEVAVAGEASSPQVSALNSTPDGSGVERRGGNVWAGDETRSPTPSPSNSDCESHRGGKGRDGVVDLVVKALTWTPRKLRYDPENPPQFTLALNFMFAVAATFTVANLYYSQPVLNRIAETFEVSFERASSVATLMQAGYAAGLLFICPLGDMVRRRPFILGLIWVTAMLWLGLCVTNSFEAFLGLSFIVGATTVTPQLMLPLVADMAPTHRKASSLSITTSGLMLGMLIARLLSGIVANYTSWRTIYWVSFGAQYAILILLFFFLPDYPSKNPDGLNYFRALWTIVTMLFTEPVLVQACLIGFFISAIFTSFWTTLTFLLASPPYEYPSITIGLFSLIGIAAICGGPVYGRLIMDRYVPFLSSVLGQIVIFVGCVVGAFTGEFTVAGPVIQAICIDMGIQTAQTANRTSIYTINAKARNRVNTAYMVCVFCGQLTGTAVGNRLYAQGGWKYSGGVSVGFIGLSIIITMLKGPRETRWIGWSGGHKLRRDNVAKKPEPVSPEDERGTTRAEGEEEATGEKRPETGADHSVAR from the exons ATGGCGCAGACGCGAAACTCTGCCGATGATGGCAGAGGCAACACGAGCacggacgtcgtcggcgacaggGACATGGTCGCGGCGCCTGAGGCTGCGGCTGCGACGGCCGGGCCCGACgaggcggagacggaggaggtgGCAGTGGCGGGAGAAGCTTCCAGCCCGCAGGTCTCAGCCCTGAACTCTACCCCGGATGGCTCCGGTgtggagaggagagggggcaATGTCTGGGCGGGCGACGAGACGAGGTCacccacgccgtcgccgtcgaatTCGGACTGCGAATCGCAccgcggcggcaagggaCGCGACGGGGTCGTGGATCTGGTAGTGAAGGCGCTCAcctggacgccgaggaagctTCGGTACGATCCCGAGAACCCTCCGCAGTTTACTCTGGCGCTGAACTTTATGTTTGCCGTG GCGGCGACGTTTACGGTGGCCAACCTCTATTACAGCCAGCCGGTGCTGAATAGGATCGCCGAGACGTTCGAAGTCAGCTTTGagagggcgtcgtcggtaGCGACGTTGATGCAGGCCGGATACGCGGCTGGGCTATTGTTCATCTGCCCGCTGGGCGACATGgtgcggcgccggccgttTATCCTGGGACTCATCTGGGTGACGGCGATGCTC TGGCTCGGCCTCTGCGTGACAAACTCCTTCGAGGCATTCCTGGGCCTCTCTTTTATCGTCGGTGCCACGACTGTCACGCCGCAGCTCATGCTCCCGCTCGTGGCCGACATGGCCCCGACGCACAGGAAAGCAAGCTCGCTGTCCATCACGACGTCGGGCCTGATGCTCGGCATGCTCATCGCGCGCCTTTTGTCGGGCATCGTGGCCAACTACACGTCGTGGCGCACAATCTACTGGGTCTCGTTCGGAGCGCAGTACGCCATTCTCATCctgttgttcttcttcctgccgGACTATCCGTCCAAGAACCCGGACGGGCTGAACTACTTTCGCGCGCTGTGGACGATCGTGACCATGTTGTTTACGGAGCCAGTTCTTGTGCAGGCGTGCTTGATAGGGTTCTTCATCAGTGCCATCTTCACGTCGTTCTggacgacgttgacgttTCTGCTGGCGTCACCGCCGTACGAGTACCCGTCCATCACGATCGGGCTGTTCTCGctcatcggcatcgcggcAATCTGCGGCGGGCCGGTTTACGGGCGGCTCATCATGGACCGATACGTGCCGTTCCTGTCGTCGGTGCTGGGTCAGATAGTCATTTTCGTCGGATGCGTGGTGGGCGCCTTCACGGGCGAGTTCACGGTTGCGGGACCTGTCATCCAGGCGATCTGTATCGACATGGGCATCCAGACGGCACAGACGGCGAACCGGACATCTATCTACACCATCAACGCCAAGGCGAGGAACAGGGTCAACACCGCGTACATGGTGTGCGTGTTTTGCGGACAGCTGACAGGGACAGCGGTGGGCAACAGGCTGTATGCGCAGGGCGGTTGGAAGTACAGCGGAGGCGTATCTG TTGGTTTCATCGGTCTATCAATTATCATCACCATGCTCAAAGGCCCAAGGGAGACGAGGTGGATCGGCTGGAGCGGCGGGCACAAGCTGCGCAGAGACAACGTCGCGAAGAAGCCGGAGCCGGTGTCGCCCGAAGATGAACGAGGGACAACGAgggcggaaggggaggaggaggcgacgGGGGAAAAGAGGCCGGAGACCGGAGCCGATCACTCGGTGGCGCGATGA
- a CDS encoding Putative RlpA-like domain superfamily protein yields the protein MFAKVIITTVIAGLATLSTNAAPLTNDVAQALETINNVRGVAGNPSLVQNKDIYEPTKLSARQDLNPGPFIGDITFFNPALGACGWTDNDGSMIVALSHVKMGSQSNGNPLCGRTVRIKGPNGQTDVKVTDKCMGCGDTDIDVSPAVFEKVVGDKGLGRVGNIEWSLI from the exons ATGTTTGCCAAGGTCATCATCACCACTGTCATTGCTGGCCTCGCCACTCTGAGCACTAACGCGGCTCCCCTCACCAATGACGTGGCTCAGGCCCTTGAGACCATCAACAACGTCCGCGGCGTTGCTGGCAACCCTTCCCTTGTCCAGAACAAAGACATCTATGA GCCCACCAAGCTTTCTGCCCGCCAGGACCTCAACCCGGGCCCCTTTATTGGCGACATCACATTCTTCAACCCTGCCCTTGGTGCCTGTGGCTGGACCGACAACGATGGTTCTATGATTGTCGCCCTTTCCCACGTCAAGATGGGCTCCCAGTCCAACGGCAACCCCCTCTGTGGCCGCACTGTCCGCATCAAGGGTCCGAATGGCCAGACCGATGTCAAGGTCACTGACAAATGCATGGGATGTGGTGACACTGACATTGATGTCAGCCCGGCGGTTTTTGAGAAGGTGGTTGGAGACAAGGGTCTTGGTCGCGTCGGAAACATTGAGTGGTCCCTTATCTGA
- a CDS encoding Putative major facilitator superfamily, MFS transporter superfamily, translating into MTAQPEAQPQAGMLLEKADPPDSSSNKGPLSGDTTDNERAKEPASSGPVRTVTGLKWYLIVFAILSSTFLFALDNTVVADVQPQIVLQFDAIEDIAWLAVAFIMVSTAVNLLFGQLYSHLKPKWLYIGSVVVFEIGSALCGAAPNMDSLIVGRALCGLGGVGMYLGVMVLIAATTTIQERPMYLASIGLTWGLGTILGPLVGGAFADSDATWRWAFYINLPIGALAAPVYIFMLPSPDPQPGASIVKRLAEVDWVGAVLMLGAIVTFTMAISFGGVMYEWDSGSEIALFVVAGVLFVVFGVQQAYSIGTTVERRIFPVELISSRKYYRTMVLMFCVTASGGCAIFIPVYFIPVFFQFSRGDSAIDAAVRLLPFILVMVTVTLAQGGMLSHPSGRFGLYMPWFTVGGIITVVAASLMYVVETDTSTAWVYGASAMLGAGVGTYTQAGFSISQASVPEHMAAVAASLMALAQTGGINIALAVGNAVFLNRAETRLAEILPDTVTEDQIHLAIAGVGAEFVTTLPPQMQQEILEAIVEALNLPYILVITAGSLVLVCSVLMKRERLFMTAAAGGA; encoded by the exons ATGACCGCTCAGCCCGAGGCTCAGCCCCAGGCCGGCATGCTGCTGGAGAAGGCAGATCCACCCGACTCTTCCTCCAACAAGGGTCCTCTCTCAGGGGACACCACCGACAACGAGCGGGCCAAAGAACCTGCCTCCTCAGGGCCCGTACGTACAGTAACCGGGCTCAAGTGGTacctcatcgtcttcgccattCTCTCGTCGACGTTCCTCTTCGCTCTCGACAacaccgtcgtcgcggaCGTGCAGCCGCAGATTGTCCTGCAgttcgacgccatcgaggacaTTGCATGGCTGGCCGTCGCTTTCATCATGGTCTCGACGGCCGTGaacctcctcttcggccagCTGTACTCGCACCTCAAGCCCAAGTGGTTGTACATCGggagcgtcgtcgtcttcgagatTGGCAGCGCGCTCTGCGGTGCGGCGCCGAACATGGACAGCCTCATCGTCGGGCGGGCGCTGTGtggactcggcggcgtcggcatgtACCTCGGCGTCATGGTCCTCAtcgccgcgacgacgacgatccaGGAGCGGCCGATGTATCTGGCATCCATCGGGCTGACCTGGGGCCTCGGCACGATTCTTGGACCCTTGGTCGGGGGAG CGTTCGCCGACTCGGATGCAACATGGCG GTGGGCCTTTTACATCAACCTCCCGATCGGCGCTCTTGCGGCACCGGTTTATATCTTCATGCTGCCGTCTCCGGATCCGCAGCCCGGCGCATCCATCGTCAAACGGTTGGCCGAGGTCGACtgggtcggcgccgtgctcaTGCTCGGCGCTATCGTCACCTTCACCATGGCCATCAGCTTCGGGGGCGTCATGTATGAGTGGGACTCCGGCTCGGAgatcgccctcttcgtcgtcgccggagTCTtgttcgtcgtcttcggcgtccAGCAGGCGTATTCCATCGGCACGACCGTGGAGCGCCGCATCTTCCCGGTCGAACTGATCAGTTCCCGTAAGTACTACCGCACGATGGTGCTGATGTTCTGCGTGACCGCCTCGGGGGGTTGCGCAATCTTTATCCCGGTGTACTTCATCCCGGTCTTCTTCCAGTTTTCGCGGGGCGACagcgccatcgacgccgccgtgcgcCTGCTGCCGTTCATCTTGGTCATGGTTACAGTCACGCTCGCGCAGGGCGGCATGCTGTCGCACCCGTCGGGCAGGTTCGGGCTGTACATGCCGTGGttcaccgtcggcggcatcatcacggtggtcgccgccagcctcaTGTACGTCGTTGAAACCGACACTAGCACGGCGTGGGTCTACGGGGCCTCGGCCatgctcggcgccggggtTGGCACGTACACGCAGGCGGGGTTCTCCATCTCGCAGGCCAGCGTGCCGGAGCAcatggcggccgtcgcggcgtcGCTGATGGCGCTGGCGCAGACGGGCGGGATCAACATCGCCCTGGCCGTCGGCAACGCCGTGTTCCTTAACAGGGCCGAGACCCGGCTTGCCGAGATCCTCCCCGACACTGTCACGGAGGACCAGATCCATCTTGCGATTGCGGGTGTCGGGGCGGAGTTCGTcacgacgctgccgccgcagatGCAGCAGGAGATTCTCGAAGCCATTGTCGAGGCCCTAAACCTTCCTTACATCTTGGTTATCACTGCCGGAAGCCTTGTGCTGGTTTGCAGTGTGTTGATGAAGAGGGAACGCTTGTTCATGACGGCGGCTGCTGGGGGTGCTTGA